In the genome of Cynocephalus volans isolate mCynVol1 chromosome 15, mCynVol1.pri, whole genome shotgun sequence, one region contains:
- the LOC134363577 gene encoding LOW QUALITY PROTEIN: liprin-alpha-1-like (The sequence of the model RefSeq protein was modified relative to this genomic sequence to represent the inferred CDS: deleted 1 base in 1 codon) produces MMREVMPTISEAEGSPGGSGSHASGSPSQADADSHIEQLMVSMREERDRLLDTLRETQETLALTQGKLHDVGQERDSLQRQLKTALPQEFAALMKELNVCREELLEREEEIAELKAERNNTRLLLEHLECLVSRHERSLRMTVVKRQAQSPAGVSSEVEVLKALKSLFEHHQALDEKVRERLRVALERCGLLEEELGATHKELMILKERNKQKKTLTDGALDMNREQENTPSMNGKRSSDGSLSHEEDLAKVIELQEVIDKQLREQSQMKEHLATLSSHVAELEEDLYTAREDLIKSEEMNLKLQRDIREAMVQKEDMEERITTLEKCSLTAQREAMSVHDLNDILENEIANKDSMHRQTEDKNRQLQERLELVEQKLQQTMRKAETLPEVEAELAQRVAALSKAEERQGNTEERLRQMEAQLEEKNQELQRARQRDKMNEEHNRRLSDTVDKLLSESNERLQLHLKERMAALEDKNSLLGEVENAKKQLEDTQHDKDQLVLIIETLSAELDQMRLRGASLHHGRPHLGSVPDFRCPVADSHTDSYSTSAVLRRPQKGRLAALRDAPSKVQTLNEQNWERAQQASVLANAAQAFESDVNGSDGEDEDAMDVRNSTGSQDGPVSNPSSSNSSRDSRHKAPKKKGIKSSISRLFGKKEKGRPGQAGKESLGHAGVSATDNASQDALSLRKFRGQAEKIHKLPKKHELLDEARRKGLPFAQWDGPTVVVWLELWVRMPPWYVAACRANVKSGAIMSTLSDTEMKREIGISNPLHRLKLRLAIQEIMALTSPSSPPTSRTTLAYGDMNHEWIGNEWLPSLGLPQYCSYFMQCLVDARMLDHLTKKDLRGQLKMVDGFHRNSFQCGMMCLRRLNYDRKELERKREESQHEVKDVLVWSNDRVIRWILSIGLKAYANNLLGSGVHGALLALDETFDFNALALLLRIPTRNTQARAVLQREFNNLLVMGTDRRFDEDDDKSFRRAPSWRKKFRPKDIHGLAAASAGTLSANLQVTSSMSSPSTQPKKMQMDGSVSGTQRLDSPTVRIYCC; encoded by the exons ATGATGCGTGAGGTGATGCCAACCATCAGTGAAGCCGAAGGCTccccaggaggaagtgggagcCATGCGTCCGGCTCCCCTTCACAGGCAGACGCAGATTCACATATTGAACAGTTGATGGTCTCTATGCGAGAAGAAAGGGACCGACTTCTTGACACTCTTAGAGAGACTCAAGAAACGCTGGCATTAACCCAGGGGAAATTACACGATGTTGGTCAGGAAAGAGATTCCTTGCAGAGACAGCTCAAAACTGCACTTCCACAGGAGTTTGCTGCACTTATGAAGGAACTGAATGTATGCAGGGAGGAGCTCcttgaaagggaagaagaaattgctgaactgaaagcagaaaggaacaaCACCAGGCTGCTTTTAGAACATCTGGAATGCCTTGTCTCTAGGCACGAGAGGTCTCTCAGGATGACCGTGGTGAAGAGACAGGCACAGTCCCCAGCAGGTGTGTCCAGCGAAGTCGAAGTGCTCAAAGCACTGAAGTCGTTGTTTGAGCACCACCAAGCTCTGGAtgaaaaggtgagagagagatTACGAGTAGCACTTGAAAGGTGTGGTTTGTTAGAAGAAGAATTAGGTGCCACACACAAAGAGCTAATGATTCTTAAAGAAcggaataagcagaaaaaaacactaacagaTGGAGCACTTGACATGAACCGTGAACAAGAAAATACCCCGAGCATGAATGGAAAAAGATCTTCTGATGGTTCGTTAAGCCACGAGGAGGACCTTGCTAAAGTCATAGAGCTCCAGGAAGTCATAGACAAGCAATTGAGGGAGCAGAGCCAAATGAAAGAGCACCTGGCCACCCTCTccagtcacgtggcagagctggaggaagatctctacacggccagggaagacttgatcaaatctgaggagatgaacttGAAATTGCAAAGGGAC attCGAGAAGCCATGGTCCaaaaggaagacatggaagagagaatcactaCTCTTGAAAAATGCTCCCTCACTGCACAGCGAGAAGCCATGTCTGTGCATGACCTCAATGATATACTTGAAAACGAAATTGCAAACAAAGATTCTATGCATCGCCAGACTGAGGATAAAAACCGCCAGTTACAGGAACGGCTGGAATTAGTggagcaaaagctgcagcagacCATGAGGAAAGCCGAGACACTCCCGGAGGTGGAGGCGGAGCTGGCGCAGAGGGTGGCAGCGCTCTCGAAGGCTGAAGAGAGACAGGGCAACACTGAAGAAAGGTTAAGACAGATGGAGGCGCAGCTGGAGGAAAAGAACCAAGAACTGCAGCGGGCAAGGCAGAGAGACAAAATGAATGAAGAGCATAATAGACGTTTATCAGACACTGTTGACAAGCTTCTTTCAGAATCTAATGAGAGGCTCCAGCTTCATCTGAAAGAGAGAATGGCTGCTCTAGAAGATAAGAATTCTCTGTTAGGAgaagttgaaaatgcaaaaaagcaatTGGAAGATACACAACATGATAAGGATCAGCTCGTCTTAATCATTGAAACATTGAGTGCTGAACTAGACCAAATGAGACTAAGAGGTGCTTCACTTCATCATGGCCGACCCCACTTGGGCAGTGTCCCAGATTTCAGGTGCCCTGTGGCAGACAGTCACACAGATTCCTACAGCACCAGTGCAGTGTTGCGGCGCCCCCAGAAAGGCCGCCTAGCTGCTCTACGGGATGCGCCTTCCAAGGTACAAACTCTTAATGAACAGAATTGGGAACGTGCCCAACAGGCTAGTGTCTTAGCAAATGCAGCACAAGCTTTTGAGAGCGATGTCAATGGGTCTGATGGTGAAGATGAGGACGCCATGGACGTGAGAAACTCGACAGGCTCCCAGGACGGTCCCGTGAGCAATCCCAGCAGTAGTAACAGCAGCCGGGACTCACGCCacaaagccccaaagaagaaGGGCATCAAGTCCTCTATCAGCCGCTTGtttggcaagaaagaaaaaggccgACCTGGTCAAGCTGGCAAAGAATCATTAGGACACGCTGGTGTTTCAGCGACAGATAATGCATCTCAAGATGCCTTGTCACTGAGAAAATTCAGAGGACAGGCTGAAAAAATTCATAAACTTCCAAAAAAGCATGAATTGCTGGATGAAGCCCGAAGAAAAGGTTTGCCTTTTGCCCAGTGGGATGGGCCGACCGTAGTTGTGTGGTTGGAGCTCTGGGTGCGGATGCCCCCCTGGTATGTGGCTGCCTGCCGAGCCAACGTGAAGAGCGGGGCCATCATGTCAACCCTGTCGGACACCGAGATGAAGCGTGAGATCGGCATCAGCAACCCCCTGCATAGGCTGAAGCTGAGGCTGGCCATCCAAGAGATCATGGCTCTTACCAGCCCGTCCAGCCCTCCCACGTCGCGAACGACACTTGCATATGGGGACATGAACCACGAGTGGATTGGGAACGAGTGGCTGCCCAGCCTGGGCCTCCCTCAGTACTGCAGCTACTTCATGCAGTGCCTGGTGGACGCCAGGATGCTGGACCACCTGACCAAGAAGGACCTCCGCGGGCAGCTGAAAATGGTCGACGGTTTCCACAGAAACAGTTTCCAGTGTGGAATGATGTGCCTGAGAAGATTAAACTATGACcgaaaagaactggaaagaaaaagagaagaaagtcagcaTGAAGTAAAAGATGTGCTTGTTTGGAGCAATGATCGAGTGATTCGCTGGATCCTGTCAATTGGCCTTAAAGCATATGCAAACAATCTTTTAGGGAGTGGCGTTCACGGTGCCCTTCTGGCCTTAGATGAAACCTTTGACTTCAACGCACTGGCGCTATTGTTACGGATCCCAACGCGGAATACACAGGCTCGTGCTGTCTTACAAAGAGAATTTAACAACCTTTTGGTCATGGGGACTGACAGAAGGTTTGATGAAGACGATGATAAAAGC TTTAGGAGAGCAccttcatggagaaaaaaatttagaccaAAGGACATTCATGGCTTAGCTGCTGCATCAGCAGGGACTCTCTCTGCAAACTTGCAAGTTACTTCTTCTATGTCTTCACCCTCCACGCAGCCAAAGAAGATGCAGATGGACGGCAGTGTGTCAGGAACACAGAGGTTGGATTCTCCCACAGTCAGGATTTACTGCTGCTAA